The following are from one region of the Salminus brasiliensis chromosome 14, fSalBra1.hap2, whole genome shotgun sequence genome:
- the LOC140576872 gene encoding cytochrome P450 2J4-like isoform X1, with translation MESVLRYLDWTAVGLALLGGLLSLVLLEFFRLNSSRSRSPPGPKPLPFVGNLMQIIQNPMAFVRSLKNYGEMSSLYLGRRPSIVLNTAQILKEAFVQNGAVFSGRPCVPLIEWITDGYGIVMVTYGNSWKQQRRFALHTLRNFGLGKKTMEERVAEEAQYLVKEMLKQEGKAFYPSNPIMNAVSNIICSIIFGDRFEYNDKRFAELLEYLNENMRLGGSAVGQIFNLLPFIKHFPGPHQKVWQNADSLKGFIREVVEEHRKTLDPENPRDFIDAYMVEMTKKEANEESTFHEENMVLSTVDLFLAGTDTTGTSLRWGLIYIMDNPDVQERCHEEIVSVLGFDRSPCMDDRAQLPYTHATVYEILRCSDIVPLGVVHQTTQPTQLRGYHIPTGTQILSNLTAIMTDRQHWKHPDTFNPENFLDENGQFCKNDSFLAFSVGPRACLGETLAKTELFIFFTSLLQRLKFSWPPGAPHPNMDGIVGLVRSPFPFSTICHSRETTS, from the exons atggagtctgtgcTGAGATATCTGGACTGGACGGCCGTGGGCTTGGCCCTGCTGGGTGGTCTTCTCTCTCTGGTTCTACTGGAGTTCTTCAGGTTAAACTCCTCCAGGAGCCGCAGCCCCCCTGGACCCAAACCTCTGCCCTTTGTTGGAAACCTAATGCAGATCATACAAAACCCAATGGCCTTCGTCAGATCG tTAAAGAACTATGGTGAGATGAGCTCCCTGTACCTGGGCAGGAGGCCGAGTATCGTGCTGAATACTGCGCAAATTCTGAAGGAGGCTTTCGTCCAGAATGGGGCCGTGTTTTCTGGGAGGCCATGCGTGCCATTAATAGAGTGGATCACTGACGGGTATG GTATCGTGATGGTCACGTACGGTAATTCGTGGAAACAGCAGCGGCGCTTTGCTCTGCACACTCTACGCAACTTTGGTCTGGGGAAGAAAACCATGGAGGAACGCGTGGCCGAGGAGGCACAGTACCTTGTTAAAGAGATGCTCAAGCAGGAAG GAAAGGCTTTTTATCCCTCCAATCCCATTATGAATGCAGTGTCCAACATCATCTGCTCCATTATCTTTGGAGACCGCTTCGAATATAATGACAAGCGCTTCGCTGAGCTGCTGGAATACCTGAATGAGAACATGAGACTTGGTGGTTCGGCTGTTGGACAG aTCTTTAACCTGCTCCCCTTCATAAAGCACTTTCCGGGGCCTCACCAGAAGGTGTGGCAAAATGCAGATTCCTTGAAAGGTTTCATCCGTGAGGTTGTGGAGGAACACAGGAAGACTCTGGACCCAGAAAACCCCCGTGACTTCATTGATGCCTACATGGTAGAGATGACCAAG AAGGAGGCAAATGAGGAATCCACATTCCATGAAGAGAACATGGTTTTATCAACTGTTGACCTTTTCCTCGCTGGGACGGACACTACTGGGACCAGTCTCCGATGGGGCCTCATTTACATAATGGACAATCCTGATGTGCAAG AGCGCTGTCACGAGGAGATCGTCAGTGTGCTGGGTTTTGACCGCTCTCCCTGCATGGATGACCGTGCACAGCTCCCATACACTCACGCCACCGTTTATGAGATCCTGCGCTGTTCTGACATCGTTCCTCTTGGTGTGGTCCACCAGACCACACAACCAACACAGCTGCGAGGATACCACATCCCCACG GGAACACAGATCCTGTCCAATTTAACAGCCATCATGACCGACAGACAGCACTGGAAGCACCCGGATACGTTCAACCCGGAGAACTTTCTGGATGAGAACGGACAGTTCTGTAAAAACGACTCCTTCCTGGCATTTTCTGTGG GTCCGAGGGCGTGTCTGGGTGAGACTTTGGCAAAGACGGagctcttcatcttcttcaccTCTCTGCTCCAGCGGCTGAAGTTCTCATGGCCTCCTGGAGCTCCACACCCAAACATGGACGGCATTGTGGGCTTGGTTCGCTCTCCGTTCCCCTTCAGTACAATCTGCCACAGCAGGGAGACCACCAGCTGA
- the LOC140576872 gene encoding cytochrome P450 2J4-like isoform X2: protein MVTYGNSWKQQRRFALHTLRNFGLGKKTMEERVAEEAQYLVKEMLKQEGKAFYPSNPIMNAVSNIICSIIFGDRFEYNDKRFAELLEYLNENMRLGGSAVGQIFNLLPFIKHFPGPHQKVWQNADSLKGFIREVVEEHRKTLDPENPRDFIDAYMVEMTKKEANEESTFHEENMVLSTVDLFLAGTDTTGTSLRWGLIYIMDNPDVQERCHEEIVSVLGFDRSPCMDDRAQLPYTHATVYEILRCSDIVPLGVVHQTTQPTQLRGYHIPTGTQILSNLTAIMTDRQHWKHPDTFNPENFLDENGQFCKNDSFLAFSVGPRACLGETLAKTELFIFFTSLLQRLKFSWPPGAPHPNMDGIVGLVRSPFPFSTICHSRETTS, encoded by the exons ATGGTCACGTACGGTAATTCGTGGAAACAGCAGCGGCGCTTTGCTCTGCACACTCTACGCAACTTTGGTCTGGGGAAGAAAACCATGGAGGAACGCGTGGCCGAGGAGGCACAGTACCTTGTTAAAGAGATGCTCAAGCAGGAAG GAAAGGCTTTTTATCCCTCCAATCCCATTATGAATGCAGTGTCCAACATCATCTGCTCCATTATCTTTGGAGACCGCTTCGAATATAATGACAAGCGCTTCGCTGAGCTGCTGGAATACCTGAATGAGAACATGAGACTTGGTGGTTCGGCTGTTGGACAG aTCTTTAACCTGCTCCCCTTCATAAAGCACTTTCCGGGGCCTCACCAGAAGGTGTGGCAAAATGCAGATTCCTTGAAAGGTTTCATCCGTGAGGTTGTGGAGGAACACAGGAAGACTCTGGACCCAGAAAACCCCCGTGACTTCATTGATGCCTACATGGTAGAGATGACCAAG AAGGAGGCAAATGAGGAATCCACATTCCATGAAGAGAACATGGTTTTATCAACTGTTGACCTTTTCCTCGCTGGGACGGACACTACTGGGACCAGTCTCCGATGGGGCCTCATTTACATAATGGACAATCCTGATGTGCAAG AGCGCTGTCACGAGGAGATCGTCAGTGTGCTGGGTTTTGACCGCTCTCCCTGCATGGATGACCGTGCACAGCTCCCATACACTCACGCCACCGTTTATGAGATCCTGCGCTGTTCTGACATCGTTCCTCTTGGTGTGGTCCACCAGACCACACAACCAACACAGCTGCGAGGATACCACATCCCCACG GGAACACAGATCCTGTCCAATTTAACAGCCATCATGACCGACAGACAGCACTGGAAGCACCCGGATACGTTCAACCCGGAGAACTTTCTGGATGAGAACGGACAGTTCTGTAAAAACGACTCCTTCCTGGCATTTTCTGTGG GTCCGAGGGCGTGTCTGGGTGAGACTTTGGCAAAGACGGagctcttcatcttcttcaccTCTCTGCTCCAGCGGCTGAAGTTCTCATGGCCTCCTGGAGCTCCACACCCAAACATGGACGGCATTGTGGGCTTGGTTCGCTCTCCGTTCCCCTTCAGTACAATCTGCCACAGCAGGGAGACCACCAGCTGA
- the LOC140576873 gene encoding cytochrome P450 2J5-like isoform X1, producing MESVLRYLDWTAVGLALLGGLLSLVLLEFFRLNSSRSRSPPGPKPLPFVGNLMQIIQDPMALVRSLKNYGEMSSLYLGRRPMIVLNNVQILKEAFVQNGAVFSGRPRMPLIEWITDGYGIVMVTYSNSWKQQRRFALHTLRNFGLGKKTMEERVAEEAQYLVKEMLKQEGKAFYPIHPIMNAVSNIICSIIFGDRFEYDDKRFASLLEILNENIRLAGSPAGQIFNLLPFIKHFPGPHQKMWQNANSLKGFIREVVEEHKKIVDPENPRDFIDAYLVEMTKQEAKEESTFHEENMVLSTADLFLAGTDSTATTLRWGLIHMMNNPDVQERCHEEIVRVLGFDRSPCMDDRAQLPYTHATVHEIIRCANIVPLGVVHETTQPTQLRGYHIPTGTLILPNLTAIMTDRQHWKHPDTFNPENFLDENGQFCKNDFFLAFSVGPRACLGETLAKTELFIFFTSLLQRLKFSWPPGAKRPNMDGIVGLIRSPFPFNTICRSRETTN from the exons atggagtctgtgcTGAGATATCTGGACTGGACGGCCGTGGGCTTGGCCCTGCTGGGTGGTCTTCTCTCTCTGGTTCTACTGGAGTTCTTCAGGTTAAACTCCTCCAGGAGCCGCAGCCCCCCTGGACCCAAACCTCTGCCCTTTGTTGGAAACCTAATGCAGATCATACAGGACCCAATGGCCCTTGTCAGATCG TTAAAGAACTATGGTGAGATGAGCTCCCTGTACCTGGGCAGGAGGCCAATGATCGTGCTGAATAACGTGCAGATTCTGAAGGAGGCTTTCGTCCAGAATGGGGCCGTGTTTTCTGGGAGGCCACGCATGCCATTAATAGAGTGGATCACTGACGGGTATG GTATCGTGATGGTCACGTACAGTAATTCTTGGAAACAGCAGCGGCGCTTTGCTCTGCACACTCTACGCAACTTTGGTCTGGGGAAGAAAACCATGGAGGAACGCGTGGCCGAGGAGGCACAGTACCTTGTTAAGGAGATGCTCAAGCAGGAAG GGAAGGCTTTTTATCCCATCCATCCCATTATGAATGCAGTGTCCAACATCATCTGCTCCATTATCTTTGGAGACCGCTTTGAATATGATGACAAGCGCTTCGCTTCGCTGCTGGAAATCCTGAATGAGAACATTCGACTAGCTGGATCACCTGCGGGACAG aTCTTTAACCTGCTCCCCTTCATAAAGCACTTTCCAGGGCCTCACCAGAAGATGTGGCAAAATGCCAATTCCTTGAAAGGTTTCATCCGTGAGGTTGTGGAGGAACACAAGAAAATTGTGGACCCAGAAAACCCCCGGGACTTCATTGATGCCTACCTGGTAGAGATGACCAAG CAGGAGGCAAAAGAAGAATCCACATTCCATGAAGAGAACATGGTTTTATCCACTGCTGACCTTTTCCTCGCTGGGACAGACAGTACAGCGACCACTCTCAGATGGGGTCTCATTCACATGATGAATAACCCAGATGTGCAAG AGCGCTGTCACGAGGAGATCGTCAGGGTGCTGGGTTTTGACCGCTCTCCCTGCATGGATGACCGTGCACAGCTCCCGTACACTCACGCCACCGTTCACGAGATCATCCGCTGTGCCAACATCGTTCCTCTCGGTGTGGTCCACGAGACCACACAACCAACACAGCTGCGAGGATACCACATCCCCACG GGAACACTGATCCTGCCTAACTTAACTGCCATCATGACCGACAGACAGCACTGGAAGCACCCGGATACGTTCAACCCGGAGAACTTTCTGGATGAGAACGGACAGTTCTGTAAAAACGACTTCTTCCTGGCATTTTCTGTGG GTCCGAGGGCGTGTCTGGGTGAGACTTTGGCGAAGACGGagctcttcatcttcttcaccTCTCTGCTCCAGCGGCTGAAGTTCTCATGGCCTCCTGGAGCTAAACGCCCAAACATGGACGGCATTGTGGGCTTGATTCGCTCTCCATTCCCCTTCAATACAATCTGCCGCAGCAGGGAGACCACCAACTGA
- the LOC140576873 gene encoding cytochrome P450 2J4-like isoform X2 — protein sequence MVTYSNSWKQQRRFALHTLRNFGLGKKTMEERVAEEAQYLVKEMLKQEGKAFYPIHPIMNAVSNIICSIIFGDRFEYDDKRFASLLEILNENIRLAGSPAGQIFNLLPFIKHFPGPHQKMWQNANSLKGFIREVVEEHKKIVDPENPRDFIDAYLVEMTKQEAKEESTFHEENMVLSTADLFLAGTDSTATTLRWGLIHMMNNPDVQERCHEEIVRVLGFDRSPCMDDRAQLPYTHATVHEIIRCANIVPLGVVHETTQPTQLRGYHIPTGTLILPNLTAIMTDRQHWKHPDTFNPENFLDENGQFCKNDFFLAFSVGPRACLGETLAKTELFIFFTSLLQRLKFSWPPGAKRPNMDGIVGLIRSPFPFNTICRSRETTN from the exons ATGGTCACGTACAGTAATTCTTGGAAACAGCAGCGGCGCTTTGCTCTGCACACTCTACGCAACTTTGGTCTGGGGAAGAAAACCATGGAGGAACGCGTGGCCGAGGAGGCACAGTACCTTGTTAAGGAGATGCTCAAGCAGGAAG GGAAGGCTTTTTATCCCATCCATCCCATTATGAATGCAGTGTCCAACATCATCTGCTCCATTATCTTTGGAGACCGCTTTGAATATGATGACAAGCGCTTCGCTTCGCTGCTGGAAATCCTGAATGAGAACATTCGACTAGCTGGATCACCTGCGGGACAG aTCTTTAACCTGCTCCCCTTCATAAAGCACTTTCCAGGGCCTCACCAGAAGATGTGGCAAAATGCCAATTCCTTGAAAGGTTTCATCCGTGAGGTTGTGGAGGAACACAAGAAAATTGTGGACCCAGAAAACCCCCGGGACTTCATTGATGCCTACCTGGTAGAGATGACCAAG CAGGAGGCAAAAGAAGAATCCACATTCCATGAAGAGAACATGGTTTTATCCACTGCTGACCTTTTCCTCGCTGGGACAGACAGTACAGCGACCACTCTCAGATGGGGTCTCATTCACATGATGAATAACCCAGATGTGCAAG AGCGCTGTCACGAGGAGATCGTCAGGGTGCTGGGTTTTGACCGCTCTCCCTGCATGGATGACCGTGCACAGCTCCCGTACACTCACGCCACCGTTCACGAGATCATCCGCTGTGCCAACATCGTTCCTCTCGGTGTGGTCCACGAGACCACACAACCAACACAGCTGCGAGGATACCACATCCCCACG GGAACACTGATCCTGCCTAACTTAACTGCCATCATGACCGACAGACAGCACTGGAAGCACCCGGATACGTTCAACCCGGAGAACTTTCTGGATGAGAACGGACAGTTCTGTAAAAACGACTTCTTCCTGGCATTTTCTGTGG GTCCGAGGGCGTGTCTGGGTGAGACTTTGGCGAAGACGGagctcttcatcttcttcaccTCTCTGCTCCAGCGGCTGAAGTTCTCATGGCCTCCTGGAGCTAAACGCCCAAACATGGACGGCATTGTGGGCTTGATTCGCTCTCCATTCCCCTTCAATACAATCTGCCGCAGCAGGGAGACCACCAACTGA